The following proteins are co-located in the Triticum aestivum cultivar Chinese Spring chromosome 1A, IWGSC CS RefSeq v2.1, whole genome shotgun sequence genome:
- the LOC123044889 gene encoding uncharacterized protein codes for MAGATLAAARFPAAVALLRTRRSPVVAVPLAPSGLRHHRRSVAMAAGAAPSPIPASDPLPKGSDLFFRSVLSNMQKVYLSRNPTAEKILDLVHSYDGDHICFDHFAFRTFGVDGYGINSLAEFFTDFGYESREELRFPAKKLRALWFSPPNNDGYARAGIYGPLPRIFISELLVDELSAPSQEIIRKYIKTSANGNKYAVLASTFGELTWEKPTYSDFQVLSRESEYAGWTLVNGYALNHATVSTHRLESDIRSISKFNKFVEDNGFKLNTEGGILKVSPDGLLQQSSTVADSSLFTFADGITESIPRSYIEFAERLPLPQFRDLQDEEVKEHHRRDGFEVGNADKIFESTSKDQLTRRSA; via the exons ATGGCCGGCGCGACCCTCGCCGCCGCGAGATTCCCCGCGGCCGTTGCGCTCCTGCGCACTCGCCGCTCCCCCGTGGTCGCCGTGCCGCTCGCCCCGTCCGgtctccgccaccaccgccgcagcgtcgccatggccgccggcgccgcgccctCACCCATTCCCGCCTCCGATCCGCTTCCCAAG GGTTCTGATCTATTTTTCCGGTCAGTTCTCTCAAACATGCAAAAAGTTTATTTGAGCAGGAATCCAACTGCCGAAAAGATTCTGGACCTTGTCCATTCTTACGATGGGGACCACATTTGTTTTGATCACTTTGCTTTCAGAACATTTGGG GTTGATGGTTATGGTATAAACTCACTTGCTGAATTTTTTACTGATTTTGGTTACGAGTCTCGTGAAGAACTACGGTTCCCAGCGAAAAAACTAAGAGCACTATGGTTCTCCCCTCCCAACAATGATGGATACGCCAGAGCTGGTATATATGGACCTTTGCCAAGGATATTCATTTCTGAACTTCTTGTAGATGAGCTGAGTGCTCCGAGCCAG GAAATTATACGGAAATACATCAAAACATCAGCTAATGGAAATAAATATGCTGTTCTTGCAAGTACATTTGGAGAACTGACATGGGAGAAGCCCACTTATTCTGATTTCCAGGTTTTATCTAG GGAAAGTGAATATGCTGGATGGACTCTTGTTAATGGCTATGCACTGAACCATGCCACAGTCTCCACTCATCGCTTAGAGTCAGATATTAGAAGTATTAGTAAATTCAACAAATTTGTGGAGGACAACGGGTTCAAGTTAAATACAGAAGGAGGAATTTTGAAAG TGAGTCCTGACGGTCTCCTCCAGCAAAGCTCAACTGTAGCTGATTCATCATTATTTACTTTTGCGGATGGAATCACTGAATCTATTCCACGTTCCTATATTGAATTTGCTGAACGGCTGCCACTTCCACAGTTCAGAGATTTGCAAGATGAAGAG GTCAAGGAACACCACAGGCGCGATGGTTTTGAGGTGGGCAATGCAGACAAGATATTTGAGAGCACTTCAAAGGATCAGCTTACCAGAAGATCTGCATAA